A region of Triplophysa dalaica isolate WHDGS20190420 chromosome 18, ASM1584641v1, whole genome shotgun sequence DNA encodes the following proteins:
- the rapgef1a gene encoding rap guanine nucleotide exchange factor 1 isoform X2, protein MSGKIDSKQESQRSHLTSFTMKLKDKFHSPKIKRTASNKKSKPQPEQPVKSPVKTVTKSLSRLEEHEKEVVSALRYFKTITDKMVVDKKVLEMLPGSASKVLEAIMSLVQLDSKILSSSRVSSCLSELYQSLANLIGWSDKVMLKGVNLEDKETITSATNMIKAVLDGVKELVKVTTEKQEHPSPTTPVKPLPPVANPQRVQDPLVTKEKAVKDTPAPAENTETPNDLPDEELAPPKPPLPGLKVPEHFPPALPPKKRQSAPSPTRIAIVAPMSRTTSGSSLPIGICRQDYEADALQRRFSGGSHSYGGDSPRLSPCGSIGVLSKSDEQLSSLEQDSGQCSRNTSCETLDTAESYDPDYDFLHQDLSSVEQIPTAHTGCLSPLPESNNESPSSFFQLQPIPPALPKKERRAPLPPVERLQSQYDNVPDEDMPTPPFPLFASSKCGVFLPNFSPAENAQIPLSPPPLPEKKSRHILKYMQFMEDYSEPTPSVFYQMPQSERIYEQRNRKRFQEVYGLSDSFSSSDEPLPPPALPPKQRQLSLSDEGGEGEYVNLYSSNQPNGDVTFSNGDSSCGPEDSLQDSSSEHDKDPVDREGWKQKCVESEMSSEELDQLSLVDHDEIMSHLTLKQENDDGPDVRAGSGNILLVHATEADRKDRVLYCEAFLTTYRTFLTPEDLIKKLRYRYNRYSHSPDSAKQRVSKNAFFLLVRVVDELCLVEITEDILKQLMDLVLHLLRNGELSLARVLRKNILEKVQQKQLLQYTNSLKTLAARGVAARPGTLHDFRSHEIADQLTLLDAELFYKIEIPEVLLWAKEQNEEKSPNLTQFTEHFNNMSYWVRSLIILQEKAQDREKLLLKFIKIMKHLRKLNNFNSYLAILSALDSAPIRRLEWQKQTSEGLEEYCTLIDSSSSFRAYRAALADVDPPCIPYLGLILQDLTFVHLGNPDHIGGKINFSKRWQQFNILDTMRRFQQVHYDLKHNEDIVSFFNDFSDHLAEEALWELSLKIKPRNITRRKTEREEKT, encoded by the exons ATGTCTGGAAAAATAGACAGTAAGCAAG AGTCCCAGCGTTCACACCTGACGTCCTTTACAATGAAACTAAAGGATAAATTCCACTCTCCCAAAATCAAGAGGACGGCATCAAACAAAAAGTCCAAACCACAACCAGAACAACCTGTTAAGTCTCCTGTAAAGACTGTGACCAAA AGTCTGAGTCGACTAGAGGAGCACGAAAAAGAAGTGGTCAGTGCTTTGCGGTACTTCAAGACAATAACTGACAAAATGGTGGTGGACAAGAAGGTCCTGGAGATGCTTCCTGGTTCTGCAAGCAAAGTGTTGGAGGCCATCATGAGCTTGGTGCAACTCGATAGCAAGATATTGAGCAG TTCAAGAGTGTCATCATGTCTAAGCGAACTCTATCAGAGTCTAGCAAACCTCATCGGCTGGTCGGACAAGGTGATGCTGAAGGGCGTGAACTTGGAAGATAAAGAAACGATAACATCCGCCACCAATATGATCAAAGCAGTGCTGGATGGTGTAAAG GAGCTTGTTAAAGTCACCACCGAGAAGCAGGAACATCCCTCACCCACTACGCCTGTCAAACCCCTGCCCCCGGTCGCCAATCCACAACG TGTTCAAGATCCACTTGTGACAAAGGAAAAAGCTGTGAAAGATACCCCTGCCCCGGCTGAGAACACAGAGACTCCAAATGATCTCCCCGATGAGGAGTTGGCCCCTCCTAAACCCCCTCTACCTGGACTCAAAGTGCCTGAACACTT TCCACCGGCGCTTCCTCCAAAGAAGCGTCAATCTGCGCCGTCCCCAACTAGGATCGCCATTGTAGCCCCCATGAGTCGCACCACAAGCGGATCTAGTCTTCCTATTGGCATATGTCGACAG GATTATGAAGCAGATGCTTTACAAAGGCGGTTTTCCGGCGGCAGTCACTCTTATGGAGGGGATTCTCCGCGACTCTCCCCCTGCGGCAGTATTGGCGTTTTGAGTAAATCGGACGAGCAGCTTTCCTCTCTGGAACAGGACAGCGGACAGTGTTCTCGTAACACCAGCTGTGAGACTCTGG ACACAGCAGAAAGCTACGACCCCGATTACGACTTCCTGCATCAGGATCTATCTAGCGTCGAGCAGATACCCACCGCTCACACTGGTTGTCTAAGCCCCCTTCCCGAGTCCAACAACGAATCGCCTTCATCCTTTTTCCAGCTCCAACCGATACCACCCGCTCTCCCGAAAAAGGAACGCCGCGCCCCTCTGCCTCCGGTGGAACGGCTTCAATCTCAATATGACAATGTTCCAGATGAGGACATGCCCACCCCTCCCTTCCCTCTTTTTGCATCTTCGAAATGTGGAGTGTTTTTGCCAAACTTTAGTCCCGCTGAGAACGCGCAAATTCCCCTAAGCCCCCCACCCTTGCCGGAGAAAAAGAGTCGGCACA TCCTGAAGTACATGCAGTTTATGGAGGATTACTCTGAGCCGACGCCTTCAGTCTTCTACCAGATGCCGCAGAGCGAACGCATTTATGAGCAGCGCAATCGGAAACGCTTTCAGGAAGTGTATGGTCTCAGCGACTCCTTTAGCAGCAGCGACGAGCCCCTCCCTCCTCCGGCGCTGCCGCCCAAACAGAGACAGCTG AGCCTTAGCGATGAAGGTGGGGAGGGTGAATACGTTAATCTGTATTCATCCAACCAACCCAATGGAGATGTGACTTTCTCTAATGGA GACTCTTCTTGTGGACCCGAGGACTCCCTCCAAGATTCATCGTCAGAACACGACAAAGACCCGGTCGACAGAGAAGG ATGGAAGCAGAAGTGTGTGGAGTCCGAGATGAGCTCAGAGGAGTTGGACCAGCTTTCGCTGGTAGATCACGATGAGATCATGTCTCACTTAACACTAAAGCAAGAG aATGATGACGGGCCTGATGTTCGAGCTGGATCAGGGAATATTTTATTAGTTCACGCCACTGAAGCGGATCGCAAAG ATCGAGTTTTGTACTGCGAGGCTTTCCTGACCACATACAGAACGTTTTTAACCCCAGAGGACCTCATTAAAAAGCTTCGCTATAGATAT AACAGATATTCTCACAGCCCTGACAGCGCCAAACAGCGTGTTAGTAAAAACGCCTTCTTCCTTCTGGTGCGGGTCGTGGATGAGCTCTG TTTGGTGGAAATCACAGAGGACATCCTGAAGCAACTTATGGATCTTGTGCTCCATCTGTTGCGTAACGGGGAGCTCTCGCTGGCTCGGGTTCTGCGCAAGAACATTCTAGAAAAAGTCCAGCAGAAGCAATTGCTGCAGTACACTAATTCCCTCAAAACGCTGGCTGCACGAGGAGTGGCCGCCAG GCCCGGAACTCTGCACGACTTCCGTAGTCACGAGATCGCAGACCAGCTCACTCTTCTCGACGCAGAGCTGTTTTATAAAATAGAG ATCCCCGAGGTCTTACTCTGGGCAAAGGAACAGAACGAAGAGAAGAGTCCTAATCTGACGCAGTTCACGGAGCACTTCAACAACATGTCTTACTG ggTTCGGTCCTTAATAATCTTACAGGAGAAAGCCCAGGATCGAGAAAAACTCCttttaaaatttattaaaattatgaaG caCCTAAGAAAACTCAATAATTTCAATTCTTACTTGGCAATATTGTCAGCGTTGGATTCAGCACCCATTAGAAGACTGGAATGGCAGAAACAAACTTCAGAA GGTTTGGAGGAATATTGCACTTTAATTGACAGTTCCTCCTCCTTCCGAGCTTACAGGGCTGCTTTAGCAGATGTGGATCCTCCGTGTATACCGTATCT AGGTCTTATACTCCAGGACTTAACTTTTGTACATCTCGGGAATCCTGATCACATTGGCGGAAAAATCAACTTTTCCAAACGCTGGCAGCAGTTTAATATCTTGGATACTATGAGGCGCTTTCAGCAAGT GCACTATGATCTCAAACACAATGAAGACATTGTCTCGTTCTTTAACGACTTCAGCGATCATCTAGCCGAGGAGGCTTTGTGGGAGCTGTCTCTGAAGATCAAACCCCGCAACATCACGCGACGAAAAACAGAACGAGAGGAAAAGACATAG
- the rapgef1a gene encoding rap guanine nucleotide exchange factor 1 isoform X1 gives MSGKIDSKQESQRSHLTSFTMKLKDKFHSPKIKRTASNKKSKPQPEQPVKSPVKTVTKSLSRLEEHEKEVVSALRYFKTITDKMVVDKKVLEMLPGSASKVLEAIMSLVQLDSKILSSSRVSSCLSELYQSLANLIGWSDKVMLKGVNLEDKETITSATNMIKAVLDGVKELVKVTTEKQEHPSPTTPVKPLPPVANPQRVQDPLVTKEKAVKDTPAPAENTETPNDLPDEELAPPKPPLPGLKVPEHFPPALPPKKRQSAPSPTRIAIVAPMSRTTSGSSLPIGICRQDYEADALQRRFSGGSHSYGGDSPRLSPCGSIGVLSKSDEQLSSLEQDSGQCSRNTSCETLDTAESYDPDYDFLHQDLSSVEQIPTAHTGCLSPLPESNNESPSSFFQLQPIPPALPKKERRAPLPPVERLQSQYDNVPDEDMPTPPFPLFASSKCGVFLPNFSPAENAQIPLSPPPLPEKKSRHILKYMQFMEDYSEPTPSVFYQMPQSERIYEQRNRKRFQEVYGLSDSFSSSDEPLPPPALPPKQRQLASSHSASPSSSSSSSISCHLQQCASGPGPGETEAALTLSASNSSLSRQGSLPAPTSLSDEGGEGEYVNLYSSNQPNGDVTFSNGDSSCGPEDSLQDSSSEHDKDPVDREGWKQKCVESEMSSEELDQLSLVDHDEIMSHLTLKQENDDGPDVRAGSGNILLVHATEADRKDRVLYCEAFLTTYRTFLTPEDLIKKLRYRYNRYSHSPDSAKQRVSKNAFFLLVRVVDELCLVEITEDILKQLMDLVLHLLRNGELSLARVLRKNILEKVQQKQLLQYTNSLKTLAARGVAARPGTLHDFRSHEIADQLTLLDAELFYKIEIPEVLLWAKEQNEEKSPNLTQFTEHFNNMSYWVRSLIILQEKAQDREKLLLKFIKIMKHLRKLNNFNSYLAILSALDSAPIRRLEWQKQTSEGLEEYCTLIDSSSSFRAYRAALADVDPPCIPYLGLILQDLTFVHLGNPDHIGGKINFSKRWQQFNILDTMRRFQQVHYDLKHNEDIVSFFNDFSDHLAEEALWELSLKIKPRNITRRKTEREEKT, from the exons ATGTCTGGAAAAATAGACAGTAAGCAAG AGTCCCAGCGTTCACACCTGACGTCCTTTACAATGAAACTAAAGGATAAATTCCACTCTCCCAAAATCAAGAGGACGGCATCAAACAAAAAGTCCAAACCACAACCAGAACAACCTGTTAAGTCTCCTGTAAAGACTGTGACCAAA AGTCTGAGTCGACTAGAGGAGCACGAAAAAGAAGTGGTCAGTGCTTTGCGGTACTTCAAGACAATAACTGACAAAATGGTGGTGGACAAGAAGGTCCTGGAGATGCTTCCTGGTTCTGCAAGCAAAGTGTTGGAGGCCATCATGAGCTTGGTGCAACTCGATAGCAAGATATTGAGCAG TTCAAGAGTGTCATCATGTCTAAGCGAACTCTATCAGAGTCTAGCAAACCTCATCGGCTGGTCGGACAAGGTGATGCTGAAGGGCGTGAACTTGGAAGATAAAGAAACGATAACATCCGCCACCAATATGATCAAAGCAGTGCTGGATGGTGTAAAG GAGCTTGTTAAAGTCACCACCGAGAAGCAGGAACATCCCTCACCCACTACGCCTGTCAAACCCCTGCCCCCGGTCGCCAATCCACAACG TGTTCAAGATCCACTTGTGACAAAGGAAAAAGCTGTGAAAGATACCCCTGCCCCGGCTGAGAACACAGAGACTCCAAATGATCTCCCCGATGAGGAGTTGGCCCCTCCTAAACCCCCTCTACCTGGACTCAAAGTGCCTGAACACTT TCCACCGGCGCTTCCTCCAAAGAAGCGTCAATCTGCGCCGTCCCCAACTAGGATCGCCATTGTAGCCCCCATGAGTCGCACCACAAGCGGATCTAGTCTTCCTATTGGCATATGTCGACAG GATTATGAAGCAGATGCTTTACAAAGGCGGTTTTCCGGCGGCAGTCACTCTTATGGAGGGGATTCTCCGCGACTCTCCCCCTGCGGCAGTATTGGCGTTTTGAGTAAATCGGACGAGCAGCTTTCCTCTCTGGAACAGGACAGCGGACAGTGTTCTCGTAACACCAGCTGTGAGACTCTGG ACACAGCAGAAAGCTACGACCCCGATTACGACTTCCTGCATCAGGATCTATCTAGCGTCGAGCAGATACCCACCGCTCACACTGGTTGTCTAAGCCCCCTTCCCGAGTCCAACAACGAATCGCCTTCATCCTTTTTCCAGCTCCAACCGATACCACCCGCTCTCCCGAAAAAGGAACGCCGCGCCCCTCTGCCTCCGGTGGAACGGCTTCAATCTCAATATGACAATGTTCCAGATGAGGACATGCCCACCCCTCCCTTCCCTCTTTTTGCATCTTCGAAATGTGGAGTGTTTTTGCCAAACTTTAGTCCCGCTGAGAACGCGCAAATTCCCCTAAGCCCCCCACCCTTGCCGGAGAAAAAGAGTCGGCACA TCCTGAAGTACATGCAGTTTATGGAGGATTACTCTGAGCCGACGCCTTCAGTCTTCTACCAGATGCCGCAGAGCGAACGCATTTATGAGCAGCGCAATCGGAAACGCTTTCAGGAAGTGTATGGTCTCAGCGACTCCTTTAGCAGCAGCGACGAGCCCCTCCCTCCTCCGGCGCTGCCGCCCAAACAGAGACAGCTG GCCTCCTCACACTCTGCATCtccttcctcctcctcttcttcctctatCTCGTGTCACCTCCAGCAGTGTGCTTCCGGGCCGGGCCCCGGCGAGACAGAAGCTGCTCTCACTCTGTCTGCATCTAACTCCTCTCTGAGTCGCCAGGGTTCCCTGCCTGCTCCCACG AGCCTTAGCGATGAAGGTGGGGAGGGTGAATACGTTAATCTGTATTCATCCAACCAACCCAATGGAGATGTGACTTTCTCTAATGGA GACTCTTCTTGTGGACCCGAGGACTCCCTCCAAGATTCATCGTCAGAACACGACAAAGACCCGGTCGACAGAGAAGG ATGGAAGCAGAAGTGTGTGGAGTCCGAGATGAGCTCAGAGGAGTTGGACCAGCTTTCGCTGGTAGATCACGATGAGATCATGTCTCACTTAACACTAAAGCAAGAG aATGATGACGGGCCTGATGTTCGAGCTGGATCAGGGAATATTTTATTAGTTCACGCCACTGAAGCGGATCGCAAAG ATCGAGTTTTGTACTGCGAGGCTTTCCTGACCACATACAGAACGTTTTTAACCCCAGAGGACCTCATTAAAAAGCTTCGCTATAGATAT AACAGATATTCTCACAGCCCTGACAGCGCCAAACAGCGTGTTAGTAAAAACGCCTTCTTCCTTCTGGTGCGGGTCGTGGATGAGCTCTG TTTGGTGGAAATCACAGAGGACATCCTGAAGCAACTTATGGATCTTGTGCTCCATCTGTTGCGTAACGGGGAGCTCTCGCTGGCTCGGGTTCTGCGCAAGAACATTCTAGAAAAAGTCCAGCAGAAGCAATTGCTGCAGTACACTAATTCCCTCAAAACGCTGGCTGCACGAGGAGTGGCCGCCAG GCCCGGAACTCTGCACGACTTCCGTAGTCACGAGATCGCAGACCAGCTCACTCTTCTCGACGCAGAGCTGTTTTATAAAATAGAG ATCCCCGAGGTCTTACTCTGGGCAAAGGAACAGAACGAAGAGAAGAGTCCTAATCTGACGCAGTTCACGGAGCACTTCAACAACATGTCTTACTG ggTTCGGTCCTTAATAATCTTACAGGAGAAAGCCCAGGATCGAGAAAAACTCCttttaaaatttattaaaattatgaaG caCCTAAGAAAACTCAATAATTTCAATTCTTACTTGGCAATATTGTCAGCGTTGGATTCAGCACCCATTAGAAGACTGGAATGGCAGAAACAAACTTCAGAA GGTTTGGAGGAATATTGCACTTTAATTGACAGTTCCTCCTCCTTCCGAGCTTACAGGGCTGCTTTAGCAGATGTGGATCCTCCGTGTATACCGTATCT AGGTCTTATACTCCAGGACTTAACTTTTGTACATCTCGGGAATCCTGATCACATTGGCGGAAAAATCAACTTTTCCAAACGCTGGCAGCAGTTTAATATCTTGGATACTATGAGGCGCTTTCAGCAAGT GCACTATGATCTCAAACACAATGAAGACATTGTCTCGTTCTTTAACGACTTCAGCGATCATCTAGCCGAGGAGGCTTTGTGGGAGCTGTCTCTGAAGATCAAACCCCGCAACATCACGCGACGAAAAACAGAACGAGAGGAAAAGACATAG
- the anapc7 gene encoding anaphase-promoting complex subunit 7 produces MNVIDHVRDMAAAGLHSNVRILSSLLLTMSTNNPELFSPAQKYQLLVYHADSIFHDKEYRNAACKYNMALQQKKVLSKTSKVRPSSTGGTTSAGQAQNLPSEIEVKYKIAECYTILKLDKDAISVLDGIPSRQRTPKINMMLANLYRKAGQERSAVTSYKEVLRQCPLALDAIIGLLSLSVKGAEVASMTMDVIQSIPNLDWLSVWIKAHAFLHGGDNQRSINTICSLEKKSLLRDNVDLLVTLADVYFRAGDTKNSILKFEQAQMLDPYLIKGMDVYGYLMAREGHLEDVEVLGGRLFNISDQHAEPWVISGCHSFYGKRYSRALYLGAKAIQLNSNSVQALLLKGAALRNMGRVQEAIIHFREAMRLAPCRLDCYEGLIDCYLASNGIREAMGMANNIYKTLGANAQTLTILATVCLEDPMTQEKAKTLLDKALAQRPDYIKAVVKKAELLSREQKYDEGIALLRNTLANQSDCVLHRMLGDFLVAVNDYQEAMDQYSIALSLDPNDQKSLEGMQKMEKEESPTDATVELDGDDMEGSGEEGDLEGSDSEAAQWADQEQWFGMQ; encoded by the exons atgaatgtGATCGATCATGTGCGGGATATGGCAGCGGCCGGACTCCATTCTAATGTCCGGATCCTTAGCAGTTTGTTGCTAACCATGAGTACCAACAACCC GGAGTTGTTCTCACCGGCTCAGAAGTACCAGCTGCTGGTGTATCACGCGGACTCAATCTTCCATGATAAAGAGTACAGGAACGCCGCCTGCAAATACAACATGGCTTTGCAGCAAAAGAAAGTGCTCAGCAAAACATCCAAAGTGCGGCCGTCCAGTACAGGTGGCACAACATCTGCAGGCCAAGCACAG aatttaCCATCAGAGATTGAAGTGAAATATAAAATCGCAGAGTGCTACACGATTCTGAAGCTGGATAAAGACGCCATATCTGTGCTGGATGGAATCCCTTCTCGCCAGAGAACGCCAAAG atCAACATGATGTTGGCGAATCTGTACAGAAAGGCGGGTCAAGAACGTTCAGCTGTGACAAGTTACAAGGAGGTTTTAAGACAGTGTCCACTGGCTCTTGATGCTATTATTG GGCTTCTGTCTCTGTCGGTGAAGGGGGCGGAGGTCGCGTCCATGACGATGGATGTGATTCAGAGCATCCCCAATCTCGATTGGCTGTCTGTGTGGATTAAAGCGCATGCTTTTTTACATGGAGGAGACAATCAGAGGTCTATCAACACTATCTG CTCTTTGGAGAAGAAGTCTCTCCTGAGGGATAACGTCGATCTGTTGGTCACGTTGGCAGATGTGTACTTCCGGGCTGGAGATACCAAGAACTCCATCTTGAAGTTTGAGCAGGCACAGATGCTCGATCCTTACCTGATCAAAG GTATGGACGTGTATGGGTATCTTATGGCCAGGGAGGGTCACCTAGAAGATGTGGAAGTTCTTGGAGGACGGCTGTTCAACATATCCGACCAGCATGCCGAGCCTTGGGTCATATCAGG ATGTCACAGTTTTTACGGCAAACGTTATTCTCGGGCCCTCTATCTGGGAGCTAAAGCCATTCAGCTGAATAGTAACAGTGTTCAGGCACTTCTCTTAAAGGGGGCAGCGCTGCGTAACATGGGCCGAGTGCAGGAAGCTATTATACACTTCAGAGAAGCCATGCGATTGGCTCCCTGTCGTCTGGACTGCTATGAAG GTCTCATCGATTGTTACCTGGCGTCAAATGGTATCCGGGAGGCGATGGGAATGGCcaacaacatttacaaaaccCTCGGAGCTAATGCCCAGACTCTCACCATCTTGGCCACAGTGTGTCTAGAAGACCCCATGACGCAGGAGAAAGCGAAAACACTGCTGGACAAAGCTCTCGCTCAACGACCCGACTACATCAAAGCTGTCGTGAAGAAAGCCGAGCTCCTCA GTCGGGAACAGAAATACGATGAAGGGATAGCACTTCTTAGAAACACTTTAGCCAATCAGAGCGACTGTGTGCTGCACAGAATGCTGGGAGATTTTCTCGTGGCTGTTAACGACTATCAGGAGGCCATGGATCAGTACAGTATAGCACTAAG CCTCGATCCAAACGATCAGAAGTCTCTGGAGGGCATGCAGAAGATGGAAAAGGAAGAAAGTCCCACAGATGCCACGGTCGAGCTGGATGGTGATGATATGGAGGGCAGTGGGGAGGAGGGAGACCTGGAGGGCAGTGACAGCGAAGCGGCGCAGTGGGCCGATCAAGAGCAATGGTTCGGCATGCAGTGA
- the rapgef1a gene encoding rap guanine nucleotide exchange factor 1 isoform X3, protein MSGKIDSKQESQRSHLTSFTMKLKDKFHSPKIKRTASNKKSKPQPEQPVKSPVKTVTKSLSRLEEHEKEVVSALRYFKTITDKMVVDKKVLEMLPGSASKVLEAIMSLVQLDSKILSSSRVSSCLSELYQSLANLIGWSDKVMLKGVNLEDKETITSATNMIKAVLDGVKELVKVTTEKQEHPSPTTPVKPLPPVANPQRVQDPLVTKEKAVKDTPAPAENTETPNDLPDEELAPPKPPLPGLKVPEHFPPALPPKKRQSAPSPTRIAIVAPMSRTTSGSSLPIGICRQDYEADALQRRFSGGSHSYGGDSPRLSPCGSIGVLSKSDEQLSSLEQDSGQCSRNTSCETLDTAESYDPDYDFLHQDLSSVEQIPTAHTGCLSPLPESNNESPSSFFQLQPIPPALPKKERRAPLPPVERLQSQYDNVPDEDMPTPPFPLFASSKCGVFLPNFSPAENAQIPLSPPPLPEKKSRHILKYMQFMEDYSEPTPSVFYQMPQSERIYEQRNRKRFQEVYGLSDSFSSSDEPLPPPALPPKQRQLDSSCGPEDSLQDSSSEHDKDPVDREGWKQKCVESEMSSEELDQLSLVDHDEIMSHLTLKQENDDGPDVRAGSGNILLVHATEADRKDRVLYCEAFLTTYRTFLTPEDLIKKLRYRYNRYSHSPDSAKQRVSKNAFFLLVRVVDELCLVEITEDILKQLMDLVLHLLRNGELSLARVLRKNILEKVQQKQLLQYTNSLKTLAARGVAARPGTLHDFRSHEIADQLTLLDAELFYKIEIPEVLLWAKEQNEEKSPNLTQFTEHFNNMSYWVRSLIILQEKAQDREKLLLKFIKIMKHLRKLNNFNSYLAILSALDSAPIRRLEWQKQTSEGLEEYCTLIDSSSSFRAYRAALADVDPPCIPYLGLILQDLTFVHLGNPDHIGGKINFSKRWQQFNILDTMRRFQQVHYDLKHNEDIVSFFNDFSDHLAEEALWELSLKIKPRNITRRKTEREEKT, encoded by the exons ATGTCTGGAAAAATAGACAGTAAGCAAG AGTCCCAGCGTTCACACCTGACGTCCTTTACAATGAAACTAAAGGATAAATTCCACTCTCCCAAAATCAAGAGGACGGCATCAAACAAAAAGTCCAAACCACAACCAGAACAACCTGTTAAGTCTCCTGTAAAGACTGTGACCAAA AGTCTGAGTCGACTAGAGGAGCACGAAAAAGAAGTGGTCAGTGCTTTGCGGTACTTCAAGACAATAACTGACAAAATGGTGGTGGACAAGAAGGTCCTGGAGATGCTTCCTGGTTCTGCAAGCAAAGTGTTGGAGGCCATCATGAGCTTGGTGCAACTCGATAGCAAGATATTGAGCAG TTCAAGAGTGTCATCATGTCTAAGCGAACTCTATCAGAGTCTAGCAAACCTCATCGGCTGGTCGGACAAGGTGATGCTGAAGGGCGTGAACTTGGAAGATAAAGAAACGATAACATCCGCCACCAATATGATCAAAGCAGTGCTGGATGGTGTAAAG GAGCTTGTTAAAGTCACCACCGAGAAGCAGGAACATCCCTCACCCACTACGCCTGTCAAACCCCTGCCCCCGGTCGCCAATCCACAACG TGTTCAAGATCCACTTGTGACAAAGGAAAAAGCTGTGAAAGATACCCCTGCCCCGGCTGAGAACACAGAGACTCCAAATGATCTCCCCGATGAGGAGTTGGCCCCTCCTAAACCCCCTCTACCTGGACTCAAAGTGCCTGAACACTT TCCACCGGCGCTTCCTCCAAAGAAGCGTCAATCTGCGCCGTCCCCAACTAGGATCGCCATTGTAGCCCCCATGAGTCGCACCACAAGCGGATCTAGTCTTCCTATTGGCATATGTCGACAG GATTATGAAGCAGATGCTTTACAAAGGCGGTTTTCCGGCGGCAGTCACTCTTATGGAGGGGATTCTCCGCGACTCTCCCCCTGCGGCAGTATTGGCGTTTTGAGTAAATCGGACGAGCAGCTTTCCTCTCTGGAACAGGACAGCGGACAGTGTTCTCGTAACACCAGCTGTGAGACTCTGG ACACAGCAGAAAGCTACGACCCCGATTACGACTTCCTGCATCAGGATCTATCTAGCGTCGAGCAGATACCCACCGCTCACACTGGTTGTCTAAGCCCCCTTCCCGAGTCCAACAACGAATCGCCTTCATCCTTTTTCCAGCTCCAACCGATACCACCCGCTCTCCCGAAAAAGGAACGCCGCGCCCCTCTGCCTCCGGTGGAACGGCTTCAATCTCAATATGACAATGTTCCAGATGAGGACATGCCCACCCCTCCCTTCCCTCTTTTTGCATCTTCGAAATGTGGAGTGTTTTTGCCAAACTTTAGTCCCGCTGAGAACGCGCAAATTCCCCTAAGCCCCCCACCCTTGCCGGAGAAAAAGAGTCGGCACA TCCTGAAGTACATGCAGTTTATGGAGGATTACTCTGAGCCGACGCCTTCAGTCTTCTACCAGATGCCGCAGAGCGAACGCATTTATGAGCAGCGCAATCGGAAACGCTTTCAGGAAGTGTATGGTCTCAGCGACTCCTTTAGCAGCAGCGACGAGCCCCTCCCTCCTCCGGCGCTGCCGCCCAAACAGAGACAGCTG GACTCTTCTTGTGGACCCGAGGACTCCCTCCAAGATTCATCGTCAGAACACGACAAAGACCCGGTCGACAGAGAAGG ATGGAAGCAGAAGTGTGTGGAGTCCGAGATGAGCTCAGAGGAGTTGGACCAGCTTTCGCTGGTAGATCACGATGAGATCATGTCTCACTTAACACTAAAGCAAGAG aATGATGACGGGCCTGATGTTCGAGCTGGATCAGGGAATATTTTATTAGTTCACGCCACTGAAGCGGATCGCAAAG ATCGAGTTTTGTACTGCGAGGCTTTCCTGACCACATACAGAACGTTTTTAACCCCAGAGGACCTCATTAAAAAGCTTCGCTATAGATAT AACAGATATTCTCACAGCCCTGACAGCGCCAAACAGCGTGTTAGTAAAAACGCCTTCTTCCTTCTGGTGCGGGTCGTGGATGAGCTCTG TTTGGTGGAAATCACAGAGGACATCCTGAAGCAACTTATGGATCTTGTGCTCCATCTGTTGCGTAACGGGGAGCTCTCGCTGGCTCGGGTTCTGCGCAAGAACATTCTAGAAAAAGTCCAGCAGAAGCAATTGCTGCAGTACACTAATTCCCTCAAAACGCTGGCTGCACGAGGAGTGGCCGCCAG GCCCGGAACTCTGCACGACTTCCGTAGTCACGAGATCGCAGACCAGCTCACTCTTCTCGACGCAGAGCTGTTTTATAAAATAGAG ATCCCCGAGGTCTTACTCTGGGCAAAGGAACAGAACGAAGAGAAGAGTCCTAATCTGACGCAGTTCACGGAGCACTTCAACAACATGTCTTACTG ggTTCGGTCCTTAATAATCTTACAGGAGAAAGCCCAGGATCGAGAAAAACTCCttttaaaatttattaaaattatgaaG caCCTAAGAAAACTCAATAATTTCAATTCTTACTTGGCAATATTGTCAGCGTTGGATTCAGCACCCATTAGAAGACTGGAATGGCAGAAACAAACTTCAGAA GGTTTGGAGGAATATTGCACTTTAATTGACAGTTCCTCCTCCTTCCGAGCTTACAGGGCTGCTTTAGCAGATGTGGATCCTCCGTGTATACCGTATCT AGGTCTTATACTCCAGGACTTAACTTTTGTACATCTCGGGAATCCTGATCACATTGGCGGAAAAATCAACTTTTCCAAACGCTGGCAGCAGTTTAATATCTTGGATACTATGAGGCGCTTTCAGCAAGT GCACTATGATCTCAAACACAATGAAGACATTGTCTCGTTCTTTAACGACTTCAGCGATCATCTAGCCGAGGAGGCTTTGTGGGAGCTGTCTCTGAAGATCAAACCCCGCAACATCACGCGACGAAAAACAGAACGAGAGGAAAAGACATAG